The region AGGCCTTCGCCAAGTCCCAGGCCGGTGCCTACGGTTCGCTGCCGACCTCGGGCCGGGTGTTCGTCTCGGTGGCCAACAAGGACAAGCGCTCCATGGTGTTCCCGGTCAAGCGGCTGGCCGACCTCGGGTTCGAGATCCTGGCCACCACGGGCACCTCGGAAGTGCTGCGGCGCAACGGGATCCCGTGCACCGTGGTCCGCAAGCACAACGAGGACGCCCAGACCGAGTCCACAGGGGACGGTCGCGACGTCATCGACCTCATCAAGGCCGGTGAGGTCGACATGGTGATCAACACCCCCTACGGCAACCCGGGTCCGCGCGTCGACGGCTACGAGATCCGCACCGCCGCGGTGTCGCGCGACATCCCGTGCATCACCACGGTGCAGGGTGCCGCCGCTGCCGTGCAGGGCATCGAGGCCGCCATCCGCGGCAACATCGGTGTCCGTCCGCTGCAGGCGCTGCAGGCGGCCCTGCGGCAGGGCGGTGAGGGATGATGACCCAGGGCTTCGGGCAGCGCCTGGCCGACGCGACGGCCGCGCGCGGACCGCTGTGCGTGGGCATCGACCCGCACCCGGCGCTGCTCAGCGCCTGGGACCTGCCGGAGGACGCCGGCGGTCTGGAGCGCTTCGCGCTGACGGCGGTGGAGGCGCTTGCCGGTGAGGTCGCGGTGCTCAAGCCGCAGTCGGCGTTCTTCGAGGTCTACGGCTCGGCCGGGGTCGCGGTGCTGGAGCGCACCATCGCCGAGGCCAGGCAGGCCGGGGCGCTGGTGCTGCTCGACGTCAAGCGCGGCGACATCGGCTCGACGATGACGGCCTACGCCATGGCCTACCTCGACGAGCACTCGCCGCTGGCGGCCGACGCGATCACCGCGTCGCCCTACCTGGGCTACGGATCGCTGGCCCCGGCCATCGGCATCGCCGAGCAGACCGGGCGCGGGGTGTTCGTGCTGGCCCGCACGTCGAACCCGGAGGGCGCCGGGCTCCAGCGCTCGGTGCACGGCAGCGGCGACTCGATCGCCCAGTACATCGTGGACTCGGCGGCGGAGACCAATGCCGGCGCCGACCCGATGGGCTACGTCGGCGTCGTCGCGGGCGCCACCATCAAGCCGGGTGAGCTGGACTTCTCCAAGCTCAACGGCCCGATCCTGGCTCCGGGGCTCGGGGCGCAGGGGGCGACGGTGGCCGACCTGCGCGCGGTGTTCGGGCCGGCCCTGCCGCAGGTCCTGCCCGCCACGGCCCGCGACGTGCTGCACCACGGCCCCGACGTCGGTGGCCTGCGCTCGGCGGCGCGGCGCGTCCGCGACGACCTGGCGCGGCTGCTGGTCGCCTGACGGCAACGCGATACCAACGGGGCTCCTCGTCCGCGAGGGGCCCCGTTCGGCATTTCCGGGGTCCTCTCGACTGTCTTCGAACCCACTTGGGGTGGCGGTGCTGGTTGCTGCTGCGCCGCTTCAAAGACCAAAGACAGGCACTCAGGCCTGCGGCTCGCCGTCGCCGGGCGAGAGCTTGCCCAGGAGTCGGCGCAGTTGCTCGCGTTCCCGCGTGGTCAGCCTGTCCAGCATCGCGGTGTCGACTTCCTCGGCGACCGGCTCGGTGGTGCGCAGCTCCGCGCGTCCCTCGTCGGTCAGCTCCAGGAGCCTGCGCCTGCGGTCGGTCTCGTCGACGGCGCGCCGGACCAGACCGCGCTGTTCCAAGCGCAGCAGCAGCGAGGCCAGCGTCGCCTTGTCGATCGCCGCGAGCTGGCCGAGCGCGGCCTGCTCGATGCCGGGCCTGCGGCTGATCGCGCTGAGCACGGCGTACTGGGGCTTGGTGAGGTGGGGCAGCCGCGCCTGCCAGCGCGCGCCGTGCTCCTGGAGGGCTCGCCGCATGAGGTGGAAAACGGGCTGGTCCAGTTCCACGTGAGGTCTCCAGCAGGCTGGGGAGTTTCGGGAAAGCGCCCGGGGTCGGTGCGACCTCGGACGACCGCTCCGGCTCGCGGCTCGGGCGGCTTCACCGTCCGTGGAACGAACCCTAGACGAACCGGGCGCGACACGTCGCGGGGTACTCGCATCGACCGGTGATAGTATGTACACGAACGTTCGTACACGAACTAGTTCGCCGACCATTGGAGGGAACATGCGGGTGATCATCGGGATGACCGGTGCCACCGGCGCGCCCCTCGGAGTGCGGCTGCTGGAGGTGTTGCACGACCTGCCGCAGGTGCGGACGCACCTGGTGATGAGCAGGTGGGCGCGGACCACGATCGAGCTGGAGACCCCGCGCACCGCGCGCGAGGTCGCCGCATTGGCCGACGTCGTGCACGGCTCCGGCGACCAGGCGGCCGCCATCTCGTCGGGCTCGTTCCGCACCGACGGCATGATCATCGCCCCGTGCAGCATGAAGACGCTGGCCGGCATCCGCGTCGGCTACGCCGACGGCCTCGTGGGACGCGCCGCCGACGTGGTCCTCAAGGAACGCCGCAAGCTCGTGCTCGTTCCCCGCGAGACACCGCTGAGCGAGATCCACCTGGAGAACATGCTCGCGCTGTCGCGGATGGGCGCGGTGGTGGTGCCGCCGATGCCCGCCTTCTACAACCACCCGGAGTCCGTCGACGACGTCGTCGACCACGTCGTGGCCCGGGTGCTCGACCAGTTCGACCTGCCTGCCGCCGCCGCGCGCCGCTGGCGCGGGCTCGCCGCGGCTCGTGGCACCACAGACCTGAAGGGGTGAACCGATGGCGTACGACGATCTGCGGTCCTTCCTGGCCGCGCTGGACGAGCAGGGCCAACTGCTGCACGTCGCCGAACAGGTGATGCCCGAACCCGACCTGGGTGCCTCGGCCAACGCGGCTTCCCGGCTGGGCTCCGGCGCACCCGCGCTGTACTTCGACGACATCGCCGGCTTCACCAGCGCCCGCGTCGCGCTCAACGTGCACGGGTCCTGGGCCAACCACGCGGTCGCGATGGGCATGCCCGCGACGACCTCGACCAGGGAGCAGGTCGAGGAGTTCGTCCGCCGGTGGGAGGACTTCCCGGTGCCGCCCGAACGCCGCACCGACCCGCCGTTCGCCGAGAACGCTCTCCAGGGCGACGAGGTGGACCTCTTCTCGGTGCTGCCGCTGTTCCGCCTCAACGAAGGGGACGGCGGCTTCTACGTCGACAAGGCCGCCGTGGTCTCCCGCGACCCGCGGGACCCGGACCACTTCGGCAAGCAGAACGTCGGCGTGTACCGGATGCAGGTCAAGGGCCGCAACCGGCTCGGCCTGCAGCCGGTGCCGATGCACGACATCGCGCTGCACCTGGACGAGGCCGAACGGGCGGGTGAGGACCTGCCGGTCGCCATCGCCCTGGGCAACGACCCGATGATCTCGGTCGTGGCCGGCACCCCGCTGGCCTACGACCAGTCCGAGTACGAGATGGCCGGCGCGCTGCGCGGTGCCCCGGCGCCCATCGCCACGGCACCGCTGACCGGGATCGACGTTCCCTGGGGCTGCGAAGTGCTGCTGGAGGGCGTGGTCGAGGGCCGCGAGCGCGAGATCGAGGGGCCGTTCGGCGAGTTCACCGGGCACTACTCGGGCGGCCGCAGCATGCCCGTGGTGCGCGTGGACCGGATCTCCTACCGGACCGACCCGGTCTTCGAGTCGCTGTACCTGGGCATGCCGTGGACCGAGGTCGACCACCTGATCGGCCCGGCCACCTGCGTGCCGCTCCACCAGCAGCTCAAGGCGGAGTTCCCGGAGGTGCGCGCGGTCAACGCGATGTACACCCACGGGCTGCTGGCGATCGTGTCGACCGCTAAGCGCTACGGCGGATTCGCCAAGGCCGTCGGGCTGCGCACCATGACCACTCCCCACGGCCTCGGCTACTGCAAGCTCGTGATCGTGGTCGACGAGGACGTCGACCCGTTCGACCTGCCGCAGGTGATGTGGGCGCTGTCGACCAAGGTCAACCCGGCGGGGGACCTGGTGAACCTGCCCGGCATGTCGGTGCTGGAGCTCGATCCGGGATCGCAGCCGCCGGGAATGTCCAACAAGCTGGTGATCGACGCGACGACCCCGGTGTCTCCCGACGCGCGCGGCCACTACAGCCAGCCGGTCGCCGACCTGCCCGAGGCGGCGGCCTGGGTCGGGAAGCTGCAAGAGCTGATGAGCCGGAAGTGACCGCACCGCGGAAGGAGGATGTCGCGATGATGTGTCCGCGCTGCGCGTGGCAGGAGGTGCGGCGGCTGGCGGTGTCGCCGGTCGCGGGCGTGTGGGAGGTGTTGCAGTGCGCGCGTTGCCTCTACGCCTGGCGCACCACCGAACCCGACCGGCGGACCTGCCGGGAGTCCTATCCGCAGGCTTTCCGGATGACGCAGGCCGACATCGACGCCGCACCCGAGCTGCCGGCGGTGCCGCCGCTGCGGGAGGGTGCCTGAAGTGGACGACGCGCTGATGTGGGAGGTGCGGGCGGCGCCAGGGCGGATGCCCGAGCTTCTCGACTGGATCGACCGCACTGCGCTGCCGCTGCTGCGGAACGCGAACGCGGCCGATGTCTACAGGTCCACAGAGGACAGATTGGTCGTCGTCGCGCACTTCGCCGGTGATCCGGTGTTCCTGCCGGATCCTCCGCGGGGCCTGGTGGCGAGACCGGCCCACCAGTGGACTTTCGAGCGGATCCGCCGGGTTCACGGCTGACCACGCCTGGTTTTCCCTTTCGCCGGGCCCGGGTGTAGGTGGCGATCTCCCCGGGTACCTCTGGATCACCACGGCGGAAGGGAAAACCGGATGACTCCGAAGGTTTCCGCGGCGCTCACCACCGGCGTGCGCACGGCTTCGCCCACCGACACCGCGAGGGTGGCCGCCCAGGTCGTGCTGCCCGCGCTGGCCACCGGCGTGATCTCGCGACGACCGCGGGTGATGGCGCTCGCGGAGCGGCTGCGGGCCGACCGCAGAGCCGTCGGCCTGCTGCGGGAGCTGCGTTCCCGCTACGGCGCGGGCCCGTTGCGGCTGCGCGTGCCGGGACGGGACGTCGTGCTGGTCCTCTCACCGGAGCACGTGCGGCGGGTCTTGGTGAGCGACGCGGAGTCGTTCACCCCGGCCAACCGCGAGAAGCAGGCCGCGCTCGGCCACTTCCAGCCCCACGGCGTGCTCCTCTCGCGCGGGCTCGACCGCGCGCGCAGGCGGCAGTTCCACGAGCACGTGCTCGAAACCCGCGAGCATGCGCACCACCTGGCGCCGCGCTTCATCCAGGTGGTCCGCGAGGAA is a window of Saccharopolyspora erythraea NRRL 2338 DNA encoding:
- a CDS encoding non-oxidative hydroxyarylic acid decarboxylases subunit C; translation: MAYDDLRSFLAALDEQGQLLHVAEQVMPEPDLGASANAASRLGSGAPALYFDDIAGFTSARVALNVHGSWANHAVAMGMPATTSTREQVEEFVRRWEDFPVPPERRTDPPFAENALQGDEVDLFSVLPLFRLNEGDGGFYVDKAAVVSRDPRDPDHFGKQNVGVYRMQVKGRNRLGLQPVPMHDIALHLDEAERAGEDLPVAIALGNDPMISVVAGTPLAYDQSEYEMAGALRGAPAPIATAPLTGIDVPWGCEVLLEGVVEGREREIEGPFGEFTGHYSGGRSMPVVRVDRISYRTDPVFESLYLGMPWTEVDHLIGPATCVPLHQQLKAEFPEVRAVNAMYTHGLLAIVSTAKRYGGFAKAVGLRTMTTPHGLGYCKLVIVVDEDVDPFDLPQVMWALSTKVNPAGDLVNLPGMSVLELDPGSQPPGMSNKLVIDATTPVSPDARGHYSQPVADLPEAAAWVGKLQELMSRK
- the pyrF gene encoding orotidine-5'-phosphate decarboxylase; this translates as MTQGFGQRLADATAARGPLCVGIDPHPALLSAWDLPEDAGGLERFALTAVEALAGEVAVLKPQSAFFEVYGSAGVAVLERTIAEARQAGALVLLDVKRGDIGSTMTAYAMAYLDEHSPLAADAITASPYLGYGSLAPAIGIAEQTGRGVFVLARTSNPEGAGLQRSVHGSGDSIAQYIVDSAAETNAGADPMGYVGVVAGATIKPGELDFSKLNGPILAPGLGAQGATVADLRAVFGPALPQVLPATARDVLHHGPDVGGLRSAARRVRDDLARLLVA
- a CDS encoding non-oxidative hydroxyarylic acid decarboxylases subunit D, yielding MMCPRCAWQEVRRLAVSPVAGVWEVLQCARCLYAWRTTEPDRRTCRESYPQAFRMTQADIDAAPELPAVPPLREGA
- a CDS encoding non-oxidative hydroxyarylic acid decarboxylases subunit B, coding for MRVIIGMTGATGAPLGVRLLEVLHDLPQVRTHLVMSRWARTTIELETPRTAREVAALADVVHGSGDQAAAISSGSFRTDGMIIAPCSMKTLAGIRVGYADGLVGRAADVVLKERRKLVLVPRETPLSEIHLENMLALSRMGAVVVPPMPAFYNHPESVDDVVDHVVARVLDQFDLPAAAARRWRGLAAARGTTDLKG
- a CDS encoding MarR family winged helix-turn-helix transcriptional regulator — translated: MELDQPVFHLMRRALQEHGARWQARLPHLTKPQYAVLSAISRRPGIEQAALGQLAAIDKATLASLLLRLEQRGLVRRAVDETDRRRRLLELTDEGRAELRTTEPVAEEVDTAMLDRLTTREREQLRRLLGKLSPGDGEPQA